The Desulfurellaceae bacterium sequence TCCGCGCAAATGTCCCATGGACAAGGAGGCTGGTCTGAGACGACTCGCCATCTATCCTGACAGGAACACGTCTGGCCAACTCCGTAAGGCGAGGATCACTGCGCACAGCCCTTGCCAATTCCGTTGCTGCCACATCACGCACAAGGCTGTCCTGATCGTGAGTGCCCCGTTCCAGGATACTGAGTAAAGTGCCCCAGTCTGAATATATCCTTAGATAGGAAGCCGCGGCCGCGATCTGCACGAGCGAGTCTGGGTGGAACAGGCAGGCTTCCATGAGTTCTGCTGCGGCCAATCCAGTTGGCTCCTTGTTAAGACGACGAACCAAGTCTGGCAAAAATTCGACCAGATTAGAAGAATCTATCCAATTGGACGATTCGTAACGCCGATGGAGACGAGGTTGTATGTCCCTAGCACCAACACGTATCCTGGCGGAGTGCAAAATCGGAGGAAGGGGAAATTGTGGCCTGTCCTCTTCAAGGATACTGCCTTGTACCGCTTCGAGACCAGTCTTGGGTCCCCTTCCCATTTACCTACCAAGAAGGAGTAAGAAAGCCGCTTGCGATTGCACCGCAGCACTATCAGACCGTTCGAAAGCTTGTTGCCAAGGAATAGGTTCAGCGACCTTTTCGTAGGGCATAATTTTCCCCGGTGTCCTTGCCTCGTACGGTTCCTTCGTACCGCGCAATCATGCCGCTTCCCCGTTTTACCGCAAATCAGGTCTGAAAGCTCGGCATGATTTCCTTGGCGAACAGCTCCAGCGAGCGGGTCGATTTCCTGGGGTCCATACCGGCCAACTGCGTGCTCATGATGAAATGGGTGCACTGAAACTCGTTGGTGAAGCGCTCCATTTTTTGGGCGACCTGATCCGGGGTGCCGATCATGACCGCCCGGCCAAAGGCCGAGTCGCGCAGCTCGCTCGGCCTGGTGAAGGTCCACACGTCTTTGTCGCCGGGCGCGTCGTTGGCCTCGGCCAGGATGTGGCCGTAGAACTCCATCATACTGAACAGGTGATCCTGGCAGTCCGCCCAGGCCTGATCCTCGGTCTCGGCCAGGTAGACCAGGCGGAGCTGGGCGATATGGAAATCGTCCGGGTTGCGCCCACACTGCTTGAGTTCGTCGATATAGCACGGCGCCGGGTCGGGGCCGATGGTGGCCATCAGGTGACAGCCGAGTCGGGCCGCGCTGCGGGTCGCCTTCTCCGCCCGCGCGCCAATCCACAGCGGCATGGGCTGCTGGACCGGCTTGGGGCTGAGACGCAGGTCTTTGACCTGGGTGAAGCGGCCGTCAAAGCTGACCCGGTCCTCGGTCCAGACCTTTTGGAGCAGCTCGACGCCCTCGCGCAAACGGGCCGAGCGCTCCTTACGCGGCATGCACAGGGCGTCAAACTCCATATACGAGTAGCCCTGGCCGACGCCGAGGTCGAAGCGGCCGTTTGACCAGATGTCCACGCAGGTCGCGTCTTCGGCCACCCGAATCGGGTGCTGAAACGGCAGCAGCAGGATAAACGTGCCGATACGGATCGTGCTGGTGCAGCTGGCAATCGCCGCTGCGGTCGGCAGCAGCGAGGGATTGTAGCCGTCGTCCGTAAAGTGGTGCTCGGTCAGCCACACGTGGTCATAACCCAGCTGCTCGGCCCGCAGCGTCTGCTCCAGTACGGCCCGGTACAGCTCGGGGTATGGCCGGGCCCACGGCTGGGGATTACGGAAATCTTGCATGAAGCCGAATTTCATCGTATGCACCTCTCAGTTCCGGGCGTTCTTCTCGTAGTGTACATAGCGAGTTTTCCAAAGGAGGGACAGGCCATGAAACTTTCCGGTCAGGTCGCTATTGTGACGGGTGGCGGTTCTGGACAGGGCCGCGCCAGCTCGCTGCTGTTTGCCCAGGAGGGGGCCAAGGTCGTGGTGGCGGATGTCAACGCGGACGGCGCGGAGGAGACGGCCCAGCTGATCAACCGCAACGAAGGCGGCCAGGCCACCGCACTCAGGGCGGACGTAACGCGGGCCAGCGATGCCCAGAGCATGGTTGACGCTGCGGTCAGCAACTACGGGCGGCTGGACATCCTGATCAACAACGCCGGGATGACGCTGTTCAAGGGCATTGACGATACCAGCGAAGAGGACTGGGACCGCATCGTCAACACCAACCTCAAGGGCGTGTTCCTGTGCTGCAAGGCAGCCATTCCGGCCATGCGCGAAAGCGGCGGCGGCAGCATTGTCAATATCGCCTCGGTTGCCGGTCTGATCGGCATGCCCCAGCACTTTGCCTACTGCGCGGCCAAGGCCGGGGTGATTCATTTCACCAAATCGCTGGCCCTGGATCACGGCCCGGAGCATATCCGCATCAACTGCATCTGTCCGGGCGGAGTCCTGACGCCGATGCTGGGCGAGGTCATTGATGTCAACAACGTAGCCCAGGTCGACCGGGTGGCAAGACAGCACGCCCTGGGCCGTATTGCCGACCCGCAGGAAATCGCGCGAGTGAGCCTGTTTCTGTGTTCTTCGGACGCCTCGTTCATGACCGGGGCGGCGGTCACGGTGGACGGCGGCATTGCGGCCGGCCGGCTGAGGCGGGCGTCGCCATGTCTCGACGATGGCGCGGCCTGGTGTGGGTGTTGCTCGGCCTGAGCTGTCCGGCGCCCGGCCTCGGCTACCAGGAAATCCCGGTTCTCGACGGCGGGACCATCCGGGGTCGGATCGTTCTCAGCGGCCCCATCCCCGCGCCGGGCATCCTGCCGGTCCACAAGAACCGGGCGGTGTGCGGCGCGGAGGTGGCCGATCAGAGTCTGATCGTCAGCCCGAACCGGGGTGTCAAAAATGCGGCGGTCATCGTCGAGGGCATCACGGCCGGCAAGGCGGCCGAGCACGGCTTGGCCGTCCTGGACAACAAAGCCTGCGCCTTTGTTCCTCGGGTCCAGACCCTGGTGGTCGGCCAGACGCTGGAGTTGCGCAACAGCGATCCCATTCTGCACGACGCCCACGCCCACCTGCCGTCTTACGAAACCCTGTTCAACCTGGGCCTGCCCCACTGGCGTCGGGTGCGTCACACCCTGCGGGACACCGGGCGCATCAGCATCGACTGCAACGTCCTGCATACCTGGATGCGGGCCTATCTCGTTGTGACAGACCATCCGTACGCCACGATCAGCGATGCCGAGGGGCGCTTCAACCTGGAGCAGGTGCCGGCCGGCACCTACACGCTCCGGGTGTGGCACGAACGCCTGGGGGAGCTGAGCCGCCGGATAGTGGTCGGAGCACGACGCGAGATCGTGCTCGACCTGGCCTACGGACACGCGGAATGACGGCAGACCGGTTCGGCTCGATTCCGGTCTGCCCGAGACGGCGTTCAGCTGAACAGCACGTCTTTGGCGTACAGGGTATCCACGTATTCCCGGACCGCCTGGATCTTCTGATCCTTCACATCGAAGCGCACGTGGTAGTAGTTCTCGTAGGTTTTGCCCTTGGCGGTTTTACCCCGAGCGATCCACTCGACCGCCACGGCGTTGTCTTCGGCGATCGCGCTCTGTACCTGGATCGACACGCTGTTAGGCTCAAA is a genomic window containing:
- a CDS encoding LLM class flavin-dependent oxidoreductase, with protein sequence MKFGFMQDFRNPQPWARPYPELYRAVLEQTLRAEQLGYDHVWLTEHHFTDDGYNPSLLPTAAAIASCTSTIRIGTFILLLPFQHPIRVAEDATCVDIWSNGRFDLGVGQGYSYMEFDALCMPRKERSARLREGVELLQKVWTEDRVSFDGRFTQVKDLRLSPKPVQQPMPLWIGARAEKATRSAARLGCHLMATIGPDPAPCYIDELKQCGRNPDDFHIAQLRLVYLAETEDQAWADCQDHLFSMMEFYGHILAEANDAPGDKDVWTFTRPSELRDSAFGRAVMIGTPDQVAQKMERFTNEFQCTHFIMSTQLAGMDPRKSTRSLELFAKEIMPSFQT
- a CDS encoding nuclear transport factor 2 family protein — encoded protein: MGAEESKKIVLGFIEDLSHGNIDGVTAAFADDATWWLPGSLPVSGTYSGKQEILEGFLGKAQPYFEPNSVSIQVQSAIAEDNAVAVEWIARGKTAKGKTYENYYHVRFDVKDQKIQAVREYVDTLYAKDVLFS
- a CDS encoding glucose 1-dehydrogenase, translating into MKLSGQVAIVTGGGSGQGRASSLLFAQEGAKVVVADVNADGAEETAQLINRNEGGQATALRADVTRASDAQSMVDAAVSNYGRLDILINNAGMTLFKGIDDTSEEDWDRIVNTNLKGVFLCCKAAIPAMRESGGGSIVNIASVAGLIGMPQHFAYCAAKAGVIHFTKSLALDHGPEHIRINCICPGGVLTPMLGEVIDVNNVAQVDRVARQHALGRIADPQEIARVSLFLCSSDASFMTGAAVTVDGGIAAGRLRRASPCLDDGAAWCGCCSA